One Dietzia sp. JS16-p6b genomic window carries:
- the tatA gene encoding Sec-independent protein translocase subunit TatA encodes MGALSIWHWLIVLAVVLLLFGSKKLPDAARGLGRSMRIFKSEIKEMQNDDKPAEPEALTQAGQPNAAQYVQPQAHPTQAQHQAQGYPQAPQQPYQQQGQSQQQYQHPPQTGQQYPQTPQQGQQHQQSPQHVDPTGPYDGGTGTQR; translated from the coding sequence ATGGGTGCGTTGAGCATCTGGCACTGGCTCATCGTTCTCGCGGTGGTGCTGCTCCTCTTCGGCTCCAAGAAGCTCCCCGACGCCGCTCGTGGCCTCGGGCGGTCGATGCGGATCTTCAAATCGGAGATCAAGGAGATGCAGAACGACGACAAGCCTGCCGAGCCGGAAGCGCTCACCCAGGCGGGTCAGCCGAACGCCGCGCAGTACGTCCAGCCGCAGGCGCACCCCACGCAGGCGCAGCATCAGGCTCAGGGCTACCCGCAGGCTCCGCAGCAGCCGTACCAGCAGCAGGGCCAGTCCCAGCAGCAGTACCAGCACCCGCCGCAGACAGGGCAGCAGTACCCGCAGACGCCGCAGCAGGGTCAGCAGCACCAGCAATCGCCACAGCACGTCGACCCCACCGGCCCGTACGACGGCGGAACCGGCACCCAGCGGTAG
- a CDS encoding YafY family protein, whose protein sequence is MTSRAVPLATLLSVVPYFHTRGAVRVDEAARDLGMTEQQLRDALWQLWSCGLPGYGPGDLIDLAFSSEDLDDAELVEVTFTAGIDRPVRLTAAEAVTLETGLAIFLDHPEVVDQTALRDLLRTLRTAAGVEARAEEPSRPDTPPDADVVRTAVHDGRALRFVYHSASSDTSTTRVVDPARLSVSDGHSYVHGVDRGTGQWRTFRTDRMSGVEEVGPRRPLGPEPQDDGGAGVLLERAVVPAAAAWFLDEFAFHDVVRRPDGDLDVSIAYHDRTWLVRFLLGHADVVTPSDPGLAAEIADRAIAGLALYEAGDDSVSSP, encoded by the coding sequence ATGACCTCCCGTGCCGTCCCACTGGCGACGCTGCTCAGCGTGGTCCCGTACTTCCACACCCGGGGCGCGGTGCGCGTGGACGAGGCCGCGCGGGATCTCGGCATGACGGAGCAACAACTGCGGGACGCGCTCTGGCAGCTGTGGTCCTGCGGTCTACCCGGCTACGGGCCGGGTGACCTCATCGACCTCGCCTTCTCCTCGGAGGACCTGGACGACGCCGAACTGGTCGAGGTGACGTTCACCGCCGGGATCGATCGTCCCGTCCGGCTCACCGCGGCCGAGGCCGTCACCCTGGAGACCGGACTCGCGATCTTCCTCGATCATCCCGAGGTGGTCGACCAGACCGCCCTGCGTGATCTGCTGCGGACCCTCCGGACCGCGGCCGGCGTCGAGGCCCGGGCGGAGGAGCCCTCCCGCCCCGACACCCCGCCGGACGCCGATGTGGTCCGCACCGCCGTCCACGACGGACGCGCACTGCGATTCGTCTACCACTCGGCCAGCTCGGACACCTCGACCACCAGAGTGGTCGATCCCGCTCGGCTCTCCGTGTCCGACGGGCACTCCTACGTCCACGGGGTCGATCGCGGGACCGGGCAGTGGAGGACCTTCCGCACCGACCGGATGAGCGGGGTCGAAGAGGTCGGACCGCGCCGGCCGCTCGGACCGGAACCCCAGGACGACGGAGGGGCGGGCGTCCTCCTGGAACGGGCCGTCGTTCCCGCGGCGGCCGCGTGGTTCCTCGACGAGTTCGCGTTCCACGACGTGGTCCGGCGCCCCGACGGCGATCTCGACGTCTCGATCGCCTACCACGACCGGACGTGGCTGGTCAGGTTCCTGCTCGGACACGCCGACGTCGTGACGCCGTCCGACCCCGGACTGGCCGCGGAGATCGCCGACCGGGCCATCGCCGGGCTCGCGCTCTACGAGGCCGGCGACGACTCGGTGTCCTCGCCGTGA
- a CDS encoding YafY family protein, which produces MPTSKSQRLVNLVICLRSTNAFLSAGEIRRMVQGYDDCENEAAYLRMFERDKRELREVGVPLEQGASLAPGSPAGYRIPAGGYELPEITLTPEQAGVLAVASEVWREGERAARADGALAKLTAAGIDPVHDAGATVTVEDPAELAVAAVVAEAVAEGRLLTFSHTPAGATAPSARRIEPWWTGSRQGHWYVVGHDLDRGEPRTFRLVRVSDVRVGQAGRTVPVPRTSEVLALLDDAISRLNPVVEATVWAADGHAAELRAMARDAASADRFGRGGADLEVCAPLGELASMVASQGADAVALRPAGLRDRVLTILSAAEEADR; this is translated from the coding sequence GTGCCCACCTCCAAGTCCCAACGGCTGGTCAACCTCGTCATCTGTCTGAGGTCGACCAACGCCTTCCTGTCCGCGGGGGAGATCCGCAGGATGGTCCAGGGTTACGACGACTGCGAGAACGAGGCCGCATATCTGAGGATGTTCGAGCGGGACAAGCGGGAACTCCGCGAGGTGGGCGTCCCCCTCGAACAGGGAGCCTCGCTGGCGCCGGGGTCCCCGGCCGGCTACCGGATCCCCGCCGGTGGATACGAGCTCCCCGAGATCACCCTCACCCCCGAACAGGCCGGGGTGCTGGCCGTGGCCTCCGAGGTGTGGCGCGAGGGCGAGCGGGCCGCCCGGGCCGACGGGGCTCTGGCCAAGCTCACCGCCGCGGGTATCGACCCGGTGCACGACGCCGGTGCGACCGTGACGGTGGAGGACCCGGCCGAACTCGCGGTTGCCGCCGTCGTCGCGGAGGCGGTCGCGGAGGGCCGGCTCCTCACGTTCTCGCACACCCCTGCAGGGGCGACGGCACCGAGCGCCCGGAGGATCGAACCGTGGTGGACCGGGTCCCGACAGGGACACTGGTACGTGGTCGGTCACGACCTCGATCGCGGCGAACCCCGCACCTTCCGCCTGGTGAGGGTCTCGGACGTCCGGGTGGGCCAGGCCGGCCGGACCGTCCCGGTTCCACGGACCTCCGAGGTGCTGGCGCTCCTCGACGACGCCATCTCCCGCCTGAACCCGGTGGTCGAGGCCACCGTGTGGGCGGCGGACGGCCACGCCGCCGAACTCCGTGCGATGGCCCGCGACGCCGCATCTGCCGACCGGTTCGGGCGTGGGGGAGCGGACCTGGAGGTGTGTGCTCCGCTCGGTGAGCTGGCGTCGATGGTGGCATCCCAGGGCGCCGACGCCGTGGCCCTCCGGCCCGCCGGACTCCGCGATCGAGTCCTGACGATCCTCTCCGCCGCCGAGGAGGCCGACCGATGA
- the pafA gene encoding Pup--protein ligase, with the protein MIRRIVGIETEFGITSVGGEGSRSLGPDEIARYFFRPVVERWRSSNVFLENGSRLYLDVGSHPEYATAECDGLEQIVAHDRAGERIIDDLAVHAEQSLAAEGIDAKVYLYKNNTDTAGNSYGSHENYLLDRSTQVRSMATTLLPFLVSRQLICGAGKILPGTPAGVGTAEDGETTFCFSQRAEHMWDGVSSATTRSRPLINTRDEPHADSTRFRRMHVIVGDSNMIETTTLLKVASTRLVLETLEAGVPLRPMAIAHPVRAIREISRDLTGTRPVTLTDGTTMTALEIQREFLAAVHRHLGHGGWERDDRPVVERCVTLWERVLDAIESGDHDAIAGDIDWAAKLRLIRQVQGRTGVDLDHPRLAQIDLTYHDIRPGRGLHSVLERRGLVSRVVSDPEIERARRIAPETTRAALRGRFISAATAARRDYTVDWVHLKVADGTLPTVALTDPFTAEDPRVDGLIAALGR; encoded by the coding sequence ATGATCCGCCGCATCGTCGGGATCGAGACGGAGTTCGGGATCACCAGCGTCGGTGGCGAGGGTTCGCGCTCGCTCGGGCCCGACGAGATCGCCCGCTACTTCTTCCGTCCCGTCGTCGAACGCTGGCGCAGTTCGAACGTGTTCCTCGAGAACGGATCCCGCCTCTATCTGGACGTGGGTTCCCATCCCGAGTACGCGACCGCGGAGTGCGACGGTCTGGAGCAGATCGTCGCCCACGACAGGGCGGGGGAGCGGATCATCGACGACCTCGCCGTCCACGCCGAACAGTCGCTCGCGGCCGAGGGCATCGACGCCAAGGTCTACCTGTACAAGAACAACACCGACACCGCGGGCAACTCCTACGGCTCGCACGAGAACTACCTCCTCGACCGGTCGACCCAGGTCCGGAGCATGGCCACGACGCTGCTGCCGTTCCTGGTGAGCCGGCAGCTCATCTGCGGCGCCGGCAAGATCCTGCCCGGGACCCCGGCGGGCGTGGGCACCGCCGAGGACGGGGAGACCACCTTCTGCTTCTCCCAGCGGGCCGAGCACATGTGGGACGGTGTCTCGTCGGCCACCACCCGATCGCGCCCCCTCATCAACACCCGCGACGAGCCCCACGCTGACTCGACCCGGTTCAGGCGTATGCACGTCATCGTGGGCGATTCCAACATGATCGAGACCACGACCCTGCTCAAGGTCGCCAGCACCCGACTGGTGTTGGAGACGCTCGAGGCCGGCGTCCCGTTGCGCCCGATGGCGATCGCCCACCCCGTCCGCGCGATCAGGGAGATCAGCCGCGACCTCACCGGGACCCGGCCGGTCACCCTCACCGACGGCACCACGATGACCGCCCTGGAGATCCAGCGGGAGTTCCTGGCCGCGGTCCACCGCCACCTCGGTCATGGCGGGTGGGAGCGCGACGACCGCCCCGTCGTGGAGAGGTGCGTGACCCTGTGGGAGCGGGTCCTCGACGCGATCGAGTCCGGCGACCACGACGCGATCGCCGGTGACATCGACTGGGCCGCGAAGCTGCGGCTCATCCGACAGGTCCAGGGCAGGACGGGGGTCGACCTGGATCACCCGCGGTTGGCACAGATCGACCTGACCTACCACGACATCCGGCCGGGACGCGGGCTGCACTCCGTGCTCGAACGCCGTGGTCTGGTCTCGCGGGTGGTGAGCGACCCGGAGATTGAACGGGCCCGGCGGATCGCGCCGGAGACCACCCGGGCGGCGCTGCGTGGCCGCTTCATCTCCGCCGCCACCGCGGCCCGGCGGGACTACACCGTGGACTGGGTGCATCTCAAGGTCGCCGACGGCACCCTGCCCACGGTCGCGCTCACGGACCCGTTCACCGCCGAGGACCCGCGTGTCGACGGCCTGATCGCCGCGCTCGGCCGATAG
- a CDS encoding ubiquitin-like protein Pup produces the protein MSQIQKNAGGAGEPDDEAGQVAATAQTSSADSLLDEIDDILETNAEEFVKSYVQKGGQ, from the coding sequence ATGTCCCAGATCCAGAAGAACGCCGGCGGCGCAGGCGAGCCGGACGACGAGGCCGGGCAGGTCGCCGCGACCGCGCAGACCTCGTCCGCCGACTCACTGCTCGACGAGATCGACGACATCCTCGAGACCAACGCCGAGGAGTTCGTGAAGTCCTACGTCCAGAAGGGCGGGCAGTAG
- the dop gene encoding depupylase/deamidase Dop encodes MTPTGRDASDEVARGRVIGTEIEFGIVAVGQPLLSSVVTSTQVVKAYTDPGEVAGTADATRWDYGSESPLRDARGFDLGSARAYDPSEFGVSNRVLTNGARFYVDHAHPEYSSPEVDSPIDAVIWDKAGERIMHRAGSESSAVDGNAELKLYKNNVDGKGASYGAHENYLVRREVDFDELSMSLAPHLVSRQVFCGAGRVGIGQSGEEPGFQISQRADYIEVFTGLETTLRRGIINTRDEPHAPDETWRRLHVILGDANMAELATYLKIGTTCLVLDAIEAGIDLSDLVPVDPVEAVHTISHDPSLTATVALPDGRALTGIGLQREILGRVSDLVGDGTGRPGWAVEVLAEWREILDALERDPMSCADRLDWPAKLRLLEGFRARDTLGWDHARLALIDVQYHDIDPERGLYNRLVGKGAMRRMVTEARVEAAVTTPPESTRAWARGRFLALLGERVHAAGWDHVVVVDSRGDHRHVDLADPYTGTRAHCDAHPEFLSPDGPLLR; translated from the coding sequence GTGACCCCGACCGGGCGGGACGCGTCCGACGAGGTCGCGAGAGGCCGGGTGATCGGGACCGAGATCGAGTTCGGCATCGTCGCCGTGGGTCAGCCGCTGCTCAGCTCGGTGGTCACCTCGACCCAGGTGGTCAAGGCGTACACCGACCCGGGCGAGGTCGCCGGGACCGCCGATGCGACCCGGTGGGACTACGGGTCCGAATCGCCCCTACGCGACGCCCGCGGCTTCGATCTCGGCTCCGCCCGCGCCTACGATCCGAGCGAGTTCGGGGTGAGCAACCGGGTGCTCACCAACGGCGCGCGCTTCTACGTCGACCACGCACACCCCGAATACTCCTCTCCCGAGGTCGATTCCCCGATCGACGCGGTGATCTGGGACAAGGCGGGGGAGCGGATCATGCACCGGGCCGGTAGTGAGTCGTCCGCCGTCGACGGCAACGCCGAGCTCAAGCTCTACAAGAACAACGTCGACGGCAAGGGCGCGTCCTACGGCGCCCACGAGAACTACCTCGTGCGTCGCGAGGTCGACTTCGACGAACTCTCGATGAGCCTGGCGCCTCATCTGGTCTCCCGCCAGGTGTTCTGCGGTGCCGGGCGGGTCGGCATAGGTCAATCCGGGGAGGAGCCCGGTTTCCAGATCTCCCAACGCGCCGACTACATCGAGGTGTTCACCGGTCTGGAGACCACTCTGCGCCGCGGGATCATCAACACCCGCGACGAACCGCACGCCCCGGACGAGACGTGGCGCCGCCTCCACGTGATCCTCGGCGACGCCAACATGGCCGAGCTCGCGACGTACCTGAAGATCGGCACCACCTGCCTGGTCCTGGACGCGATCGAGGCGGGGATCGACCTGTCGGACCTGGTCCCGGTCGACCCCGTCGAGGCGGTACACACCATCAGCCACGACCCGTCCCTCACCGCCACCGTCGCACTGCCCGACGGCCGGGCGCTCACGGGGATCGGCCTCCAGCGCGAGATCCTCGGCCGCGTGTCGGACCTGGTCGGCGACGGCACGGGGCGCCCGGGGTGGGCCGTCGAGGTCCTGGCCGAATGGCGGGAGATCCTCGACGCACTCGAGCGGGACCCCATGTCGTGCGCCGATCGGCTGGACTGGCCGGCCAAACTCCGCCTCCTGGAGGGGTTCAGGGCACGCGACACCCTGGGATGGGACCACGCACGCCTGGCCCTCATCGACGTCCAGTACCACGACATCGACCCGGAGCGGGGACTCTACAACCGCCTGGTGGGCAAGGGTGCCATGCGCAGGATGGTCACCGAGGCCCGCGTCGAGGCCGCGGTGACCACCCCTCCCGAGTCCACGCGGGCCTGGGCCCGGGGGCGCTTCCTGGCCCTGCTCGGTGAGCGCGTCCACGCCGCGGGGTGGGACCACGTCGTCGTCGTCGATTCCCGCGGCGACCACCGCCACGTGGACCTCGCCGACCCGTATACCGGGACCCGCGCCCACTGCGACGCGCACCCGGAGTTCCTCAGCCCCGACGGCCCGCTGCTCCGCTGA
- the arc gene encoding proteasome ATPase: MTEGRSPGERGGDSVTLDRAELARLRNAVDEGARTDREKSVKIDALGARNVRLAELLKESRDELQVLKGEVERLGTPPSTYGIVLQDPVDADTAEVMAAGRRMRLTLAPGVDPSVLAAGVTVRLNEAMTVIEACTGLPVTGVTAVFRDVLADGVRARVVMGNDEEHVVHLASGLRGGRTAAHPAPVRPGDAVLVDPKAAVAFEVVPKAEVDELLLEEIPMVEYSDIGGLGAQIEQIRDAIELPFVHHELYREFHLAPPKGVLLYGPPGCGKTLIAKAVAHSLALASATSRGEDTSDGRYPNSYFLSIKGPELLNKYVGETERHIRSIFERAREKATEGNPVIVFFDEMDSIFRTRGSGISSDMETTIVPQLLAEIDGVEDLRNVIVIGASNREDMIDPAILRPGRLDLKIRIDRPDADAAADILAKYITPDLRFDPDEVGSAGGEEHVRGLITRIVDRLYTRDESTTYVHLVHASGRRSSLHLADLTSGAMLRNIVDRAKKIAIKDIVHGTGQGLTTDDFLDAVDAEFAENTDLPNTSNPQEWARLAGVRGERVVEVIVPHWEDER, encoded by the coding sequence GTGACCGAGGGACGTTCCCCGGGCGAGCGGGGCGGCGACAGCGTGACGCTGGACCGGGCCGAGCTCGCGCGACTGCGCAACGCCGTCGACGAGGGTGCGCGCACGGACCGGGAGAAGTCGGTCAAGATCGACGCCCTCGGCGCCCGCAACGTCCGACTCGCCGAACTGCTCAAGGAATCCCGCGACGAGCTACAGGTCCTCAAGGGCGAGGTCGAGCGGCTCGGCACGCCCCCCAGTACGTACGGAATCGTGCTGCAGGACCCCGTGGACGCCGATACCGCGGAGGTCATGGCGGCCGGTCGGCGGATGCGTCTGACCCTGGCGCCCGGGGTCGACCCCTCCGTGCTCGCGGCGGGCGTCACCGTCCGCCTGAACGAAGCGATGACCGTCATCGAGGCCTGCACCGGCCTCCCCGTCACCGGCGTCACCGCGGTCTTCCGGGACGTGCTGGCCGACGGGGTGCGGGCCCGCGTGGTGATGGGCAACGACGAGGAGCACGTCGTCCATCTGGCGTCCGGGTTGCGCGGAGGGCGCACCGCCGCCCACCCGGCGCCGGTGCGCCCGGGCGACGCGGTCCTGGTGGACCCCAAGGCCGCCGTGGCGTTCGAGGTCGTGCCCAAGGCCGAGGTCGACGAGCTCCTGCTCGAGGAGATCCCGATGGTCGAGTACTCCGACATCGGCGGTCTCGGCGCACAGATCGAGCAGATCCGCGATGCCATCGAACTGCCCTTCGTCCACCATGAGCTCTACCGCGAGTTCCATCTCGCCCCGCCGAAGGGGGTGCTGCTCTACGGCCCTCCCGGGTGCGGCAAGACCCTGATCGCGAAGGCGGTCGCGCACTCGTTGGCGCTGGCCTCGGCGACGTCGCGGGGGGAGGACACCAGCGACGGCCGGTACCCCAACTCCTACTTCCTCTCCATCAAGGGTCCGGAACTGCTCAACAAGTACGTGGGCGAGACCGAGCGGCACATCCGGTCGATCTTCGAGCGGGCTCGGGAGAAGGCGACCGAGGGCAACCCGGTGATCGTGTTCTTCGACGAGATGGACTCCATCTTCCGCACCCGCGGGTCGGGCATCTCCTCCGACATGGAGACCACGATCGTCCCTCAGCTCCTCGCCGAGATCGACGGGGTGGAGGACCTGCGCAACGTCATCGTGATCGGCGCCTCCAACCGGGAGGACATGATCGACCCGGCGATCCTGCGCCCGGGCCGACTCGATCTCAAGATCCGGATCGACCGCCCGGACGCCGACGCCGCGGCCGACATCCTCGCCAAGTACATCACGCCGGATCTACGGTTCGATCCGGACGAGGTCGGTTCCGCGGGCGGCGAGGAGCATGTCCGCGGCCTCATCACCCGGATCGTCGACCGTCTCTACACCAGGGACGAGTCGACCACCTACGTGCATCTGGTCCACGCGTCCGGCCGACGGTCGTCCCTCCATCTCGCGGATCTGACCTCCGGGGCGATGCTGCGCAACATCGTGGACCGGGCCAAGAAAATCGCGATCAAGGACATCGTGCACGGCACCGGACAGGGTCTGACGACCGACGATTTCCTGGACGCCGTCGACGCGGAGTTCGCGGAGAACACCGATCTGCCCAACACCTCCAACCCGCAGGAATGGGCGCGTCTCGCGGGGGTCCGGGGAGAACGCGTGGTCGAGGTCATCGTGCCGCATTGGGAGGACGAGCGGTGA
- a CDS encoding tRNA (adenine-N1)-methyltransferase, whose translation MQRSGPFVVGDRVQLTDTKGRKYTVVLAAGAEFFTHHGAVRHDDLIGAAEGSIVRSSGDADYLALRPLLTDYVLSMPRGAQVIYPKDAAQIVHEGDVFPGARVLEAGAGSGALTCSLLRAVGPGGRVLSYEIREDHAEHAERNVRTFYGEHPENWDLRVADLAEASVEALGGQVDRVVLDMLAPWDCLPTVRDVLVPGGVLVVYVATTTQMSDVVEALRRQECWTEPRAWESINRGWHVVGLAVRPEHRIQGHTAFLVTARRLAEGVTTLKPRRRAGKH comes from the coding sequence GTGCAGCGATCCGGCCCGTTCGTCGTCGGCGACCGCGTCCAGCTCACCGATACCAAGGGACGCAAGTACACCGTCGTCCTGGCCGCGGGAGCGGAGTTCTTCACCCACCACGGCGCGGTCCGGCACGACGATCTGATCGGAGCAGCCGAGGGGTCGATCGTCAGGTCCTCCGGGGACGCCGACTACCTCGCGCTGCGCCCGCTTCTCACCGACTACGTCCTGTCGATGCCGCGCGGGGCCCAGGTGATCTACCCCAAGGACGCCGCACAGATCGTCCACGAGGGCGATGTGTTCCCCGGCGCACGTGTGCTCGAGGCCGGGGCGGGTTCCGGTGCCCTGACCTGTTCACTGCTGCGCGCGGTGGGCCCCGGGGGCCGGGTCCTGTCGTACGAGATCCGCGAGGACCACGCCGAGCACGCCGAACGCAACGTCCGGACGTTCTACGGCGAGCACCCCGAGAACTGGGACCTGCGTGTCGCCGATCTCGCGGAGGCCTCCGTGGAGGCACTCGGTGGACAGGTCGACCGCGTGGTGTTGGACATGCTCGCCCCCTGGGACTGCCTGCCCACGGTGCGCGACGTCCTGGTCCCCGGGGGTGTCCTCGTGGTCTACGTGGCCACCACCACCCAGATGTCCGACGTCGTGGAGGCCCTGCGTCGCCAGGAGTGCTGGACGGAGCCGCGGGCGTGGGAGTCGATCAACCGGGGCTGGCACGTCGTGGGCCTGGCGGTCCGACCCGAGCACCGCATCCAGGGCCACACCGCGTTCCTGGTCACCGCCCGTCGCCTCGCCGAGGGCGTGACCACCCTCAAGCCCAGGCGCCGGGCCGGCAAGCACTGA
- a CDS encoding RecB family exonuclease: MTDPLEIGRGGAPDGVPPPERRPLALSASRAADFRQCPLLYRLKAIDRIPEPKTRAQVLGTVVHSVLEDLYALEQSERAPERAAELVPTAVELFYEGGGAEVVPLSGRAEFQTEVAALVSALYGIEDPRRFSPAACEQYLVTSTASGTPLHGYLDRVDVAPTGEVRVVDYKTGKPPRPRYQDQAMFQMRFYALMYQRTHGVVPAQLKLIYLRNGSWLTLTPDLAALTETESQLDSLWAEIERAGETGIFPPRTSRLCDWCNHQALCPAYGGTPPEYPGWPGRRVIPLEVTNPAAGHAGPRSTS; this comes from the coding sequence GTGACGGATCCCCTGGAAATCGGACGCGGCGGTGCTCCGGATGGCGTGCCCCCGCCGGAGCGCAGGCCCCTGGCGTTGTCGGCGTCGCGTGCCGCCGACTTCAGGCAGTGCCCCCTGCTCTACCGGCTCAAGGCGATCGACAGGATCCCGGAACCGAAGACCCGCGCCCAGGTCCTGGGCACCGTCGTGCACTCGGTGCTCGAGGACCTGTACGCACTGGAGCAGTCCGAGCGCGCCCCGGAACGCGCTGCGGAACTCGTGCCCACCGCGGTGGAACTCTTCTACGAGGGCGGGGGCGCCGAGGTGGTGCCGCTCAGCGGGAGGGCGGAGTTCCAGACGGAGGTCGCCGCCCTGGTATCCGCGCTCTACGGGATCGAGGATCCCCGGCGCTTCTCCCCCGCGGCGTGTGAGCAGTATCTCGTCACCTCGACCGCGTCCGGTACCCCGCTCCACGGCTACCTGGACAGGGTGGACGTGGCGCCGACCGGCGAGGTCAGGGTGGTCGACTACAAGACAGGCAAACCGCCCCGTCCGCGCTATCAGGACCAGGCGATGTTCCAGATGCGGTTCTACGCCCTGATGTACCAGCGCACCCACGGTGTGGTGCCCGCGCAGCTCAAGTTGATCTACCTCAGGAACGGCAGCTGGCTCACCCTGACCCCCGATCTCGCGGCGCTCACCGAGACGGAGTCCCAGCTCGACTCGCTGTGGGCGGAGATCGAGCGGGCGGGTGAGACCGGGATCTTCCCCCCACGTACCTCCCGGCTGTGCGACTGGTGCAATCATCAGGCGTTGTGCCCGGCGTACGGGGGGACCCCGCCCGAGTACCCGGGCTGGCCGGGGCGTCGCGTGATACCTCTCGAGGTCACGAACCCCGCAGCGGGGCACGCCGGACCGAGGAGCACATCATGA
- a CDS encoding thioesterase family protein yields the protein MTEAYFEPLGTDDGWEVFRATPHTVSAWGPDLQHGSPPSAVLTRAMDRLERAESTRIARVTVDLLGPVPLGEVRTRARIVRPGRRIQLLEAELEAGGRIVARASAWRMSVGDTAVVEQTADRPRELPEVDHDSDFFDRWTSGYIDSLEIRGAQDGVVWARPTLPLVSGEEMTPVERVMAVADIANGVGAVLEPDEWRFLNTDLVTHLHRRPVGEWIGVTADASIGPDGVGATSGTLYDEVGAIGHTLQALLVERV from the coding sequence ATGACGGAGGCCTACTTCGAGCCGTTGGGCACTGATGACGGCTGGGAGGTCTTCCGGGCGACCCCGCACACGGTGAGCGCCTGGGGTCCGGACCTGCAGCACGGATCCCCGCCCTCGGCCGTGCTCACCCGCGCGATGGATCGTCTCGAACGGGCGGAGTCGACCAGGATCGCTCGCGTCACCGTGGACCTGCTCGGGCCCGTGCCGCTGGGCGAGGTCCGCACCCGGGCCCGCATCGTCCGTCCCGGTCGCCGGATCCAACTGCTCGAGGCGGAACTCGAGGCGGGGGGACGGATCGTCGCCAGAGCGAGCGCCTGGCGGATGTCCGTCGGCGACACCGCCGTGGTCGAGCAGACGGCAGACCGCCCGCGCGAGCTCCCGGAGGTGGATCACGACAGTGATTTCTTCGACCGGTGGACCAGTGGCTACATCGACTCGCTGGAGATCCGCGGTGCGCAGGACGGGGTCGTCTGGGCCCGTCCCACTCTCCCTCTGGTCTCCGGTGAGGAGATGACGCCCGTGGAGCGGGTCATGGCGGTGGCCGACATCGCGAACGGTGTCGGGGCCGTTCTCGAACCCGACGAATGGCGGTTCCTCAACACGGACCTGGTCACCCATCTGCACCGGCGTCCCGTCGGCGAGTGGATCGGGGTCACCGCGGACGCCTCGATCGGCCCCGACGGCGTCGGGGCCACCTCCGGCACCCTCTACGACGAGGTGGGCGCGATCGGGCACACGCTTCAGGCTCTCCTGGTGGAACGGGTCTGA
- the hisG gene encoding ATP phosphoribosyltransferase — protein MLRVAVPNKGALSESASEMLSEAGYRRRTEGSKDLTLIDRENDVEFFFLRPKDIAVYVGSGRLELGITGRDLSMDSMAEVDELLELGFGHSTFRYAGPAGSGWTSDRLAGARIATSYPNIVRQDLERRGIDAEVIRLDGAVEISIQLGVADCIADVVGSGRTLKVHGLEAFGEVLCDSMGVLISRTGEAITPAMAQLRARLQGVVFAQQYMMLDYDCPREILDSVSAITPGIESPTVSPMADPAWVAVRSMVPRKKVNSIMDELVAAGAKAVIATDIRSCRMG, from the coding sequence ATGCTGCGTGTCGCAGTGCCCAACAAGGGCGCCCTGTCCGAGTCCGCCTCCGAGATGCTGTCCGAGGCGGGGTACCGCCGACGTACCGAGGGCAGCAAGGATCTCACGCTGATCGACCGTGAGAACGATGTCGAGTTCTTCTTCCTGCGACCCAAGGACATCGCCGTCTACGTGGGTTCCGGCCGCCTCGAGTTGGGCATCACCGGCAGGGACCTGAGCATGGATTCGATGGCGGAGGTGGACGAGCTCCTCGAGCTGGGGTTCGGACACTCCACCTTCCGGTACGCCGGCCCGGCGGGCAGTGGGTGGACCTCGGACCGCCTGGCGGGGGCCCGCATCGCGACGTCGTACCCCAACATCGTCCGGCAGGACCTCGAGAGGCGGGGGATCGATGCCGAGGTCATCCGACTCGACGGCGCGGTGGAGATCTCCATCCAGCTCGGGGTGGCCGACTGCATCGCCGACGTGGTGGGTTCCGGTCGCACTCTCAAGGTGCACGGTCTGGAGGCGTTCGGGGAGGTCCTGTGCGACTCGATGGGGGTGCTGATCTCGCGTACGGGCGAGGCGATCACTCCCGCGATGGCCCAGCTGAGGGCGCGTCTCCAGGGCGTCGTCTTCGCCCAGCAGTACATGATGCTGGACTACGACTGCCCCAGGGAGATCCTCGACTCGGTCTCGGCGATCACCCCGGGGATCGAGTCCCCCACGGTCTCCCCGATGGCCGATCCGGCATGGGTGGCGGTCCGGTCGATGGTCCCGCGCAAGAAGGTCAACTCGATCATGGACGAGCTCGTCGCCGCTGGCGCCAAAGCCGTCATCGCCACGGACATCCGGTCCTGCCGCATGGGGTGA